From a region of the Fibrobacter sp. genome:
- the raiA gene encoding ribosome-associated translation inhibitor RaiA, translating to MEIQFSARHFNASAGLQDRIQEEMDKLAKFYPNITSASVILDHEVEHQRHCEITVNITGSQVVASADEENMGKAVDVTLERIKTQLKKANEKQNDHRAQPVSEVV from the coding sequence ATGGAAATTCAGTTCTCTGCTCGTCACTTCAATGCTTCTGCTGGCCTTCAGGATCGTATTCAGGAAGAAATGGACAAACTCGCAAAGTTCTACCCGAACATTACCAGCGCCTCCGTCATCCTTGATCATGAAGTGGAACACCAGCGTCACTGCGAAATCACCGTGAACATTACCGGTTCTCAGGTTGTAGCTTCCGCAGACGAAGAAAACATGGGTAAGGCTGTTGATGTTACCCTCGAACGCATCAAGACCCAGTTGAAGAAGGCAAACGAAAAGCAGAACGATCATCGTGCCCAGCCCGTCTCTGAAGTCGTATAA
- the lptB gene encoding LPS export ABC transporter ATP-binding protein yields MKNLVSTIRTEHLRKVYGGRQVVSDVSIRVSQGEIVGLLGPNGAGKTTSFYMIVGMVRPESGHIFLDDIEMTDKPMYKRARLGIGYLPQEASIFRKLSVEDNIMAILETQDMKRAQRKKRLEELLEEFKITHIRKTKSMSCSGGERRRLEIARALASDPSFLLLDEPFAGIDPIAVADIQSIISGLKEKGMGVLITDHNVRETLSITDRAYIMYKSQVLTEGSSEYLANDPEARRIYLGDSFRLD; encoded by the coding sequence ATGAAGAATCTAGTCAGTACAATCCGTACAGAACATCTGCGCAAGGTCTATGGCGGCCGCCAGGTGGTAAGTGATGTTTCTATCCGTGTTTCCCAGGGAGAGATTGTTGGACTGCTAGGGCCCAATGGTGCAGGCAAGACCACATCTTTCTATATGATCGTGGGCATGGTCCGTCCGGAGTCCGGCCACATCTTTCTGGACGATATCGAGATGACGGACAAGCCCATGTACAAGCGGGCCCGCCTTGGCATTGGCTATCTGCCCCAGGAAGCCTCCATCTTTAGAAAGCTTAGTGTAGAAGATAATATCATGGCTATTCTTGAAACTCAGGACATGAAGCGAGCCCAGCGCAAGAAGCGTCTGGAAGAACTCCTGGAAGAATTCAAGATTACCCATATCCGTAAGACAAAGTCCATGAGCTGTTCCGGTGGTGAACGCCGCCGTCTGGAAATCGCCCGCGCTCTCGCCAGCGATCCCAGCTTCCTGTTGCTGGATGAACCTTTCGCAGGTATCGACCCCATTGCGGTGGCCGACATCCAGTCCATTATTTCGGGCCTTAAGGAAAAGGGCATGGGCGTTCTCATTACGGACCACAACGTGCGTGAGACGCTCTCTATTACGGATCGCGCCTACATCATGTACAAGAGCCAGGTGTTGACCGAGGGTTCCTCCGAGTACCTGGCCAACGATCCCGAGGCACGCCGTATTTACCTCGGTGACAGTTTCCGTTTGGATTAG
- the rpoN gene encoding RNA polymerase factor sigma-54, giving the protein MDLGINIGTSQRLEQTLSPQLLQSVNILQKTSLELETAIKDELESNPLLELDESVPDESRESDEYSENNEDNPADSGSDMRDVDDRDMDERYQDGDSLLDFNFDRFLENGNNDDAPFKDLNERSTDAEDEWDRPLKDVGKSLQDNLRDQLMLWSGTRELLEQLAECGCSERRFRALVEYLIDSVSEEGFLQGAGPEQAPIQLSHDEYINEIEAMLRAEQELDSCSIPVREAVHVLQGFNPKGIGARDQRECFLIQAYAMPGFPTLGIKILENCYEDLLALRYAKIGKSLGASTEEVQKAVASFARLNPHPGFQLSNARLQTISADLKIVEKKGRFTVEAVRSSLQKRLRINQTYKSILDDKNASKSDKDYVRTHLNKAVEFMKAVDNRYSTMELVMQAILKRQKAFFSQGPAFLKPMVLQDIADDVKRDVSTVNRVTNGKFVDTPFGVYELKRFFTSGVKQGSAPDAEEVGSAQIIDAIKKMIDEEDKKKPLSDQAISDKLAEQGVKVARRTVAKYRENNLHILTASQRKR; this is encoded by the coding sequence ATGGATTTAGGAATCAACATAGGTACTAGCCAGCGTCTGGAGCAGACTTTATCGCCCCAGCTTTTGCAGTCCGTTAATATCCTGCAAAAGACGTCTCTTGAATTGGAGACCGCCATCAAGGATGAGCTGGAAAGCAATCCCCTGCTGGAGCTGGATGAAAGCGTTCCCGATGAAAGCCGTGAGTCTGACGAATACAGCGAAAACAACGAGGATAACCCGGCGGATTCCGGCTCCGACATGCGGGACGTTGACGATCGCGACATGGATGAGCGTTACCAGGACGGCGATTCCCTCCTTGACTTTAACTTCGACCGTTTTTTGGAAAACGGAAACAATGACGACGCTCCTTTCAAGGATCTGAACGAAAGATCCACCGACGCGGAAGACGAATGGGACCGCCCTCTGAAGGATGTGGGCAAGTCTCTGCAGGATAACTTGCGCGACCAGCTGATGCTCTGGTCTGGTACCCGCGAACTTCTGGAACAGCTTGCGGAATGCGGCTGCTCTGAACGTCGTTTCCGTGCTCTGGTGGAATACCTCATTGACTCTGTCAGCGAGGAGGGCTTCTTGCAGGGCGCGGGCCCGGAGCAGGCCCCTATCCAGCTGTCTCACGATGAATACATTAACGAAATCGAGGCCATGCTCCGTGCCGAACAGGAGCTGGACTCCTGTTCAATTCCCGTTCGGGAAGCGGTCCATGTTCTGCAGGGTTTCAACCCGAAGGGAATTGGCGCCCGTGACCAGCGGGAATGCTTCCTGATTCAGGCCTACGCCATGCCGGGCTTCCCGACTCTTGGCATCAAGATTCTGGAGAACTGCTACGAGGATCTTCTGGCCCTGCGTTATGCCAAGATCGGAAAATCTCTTGGCGCTTCTACCGAGGAAGTGCAGAAGGCGGTGGCAAGTTTTGCAAGGCTCAATCCCCATCCGGGCTTCCAGCTGTCCAATGCCCGCCTGCAGACCATTTCCGCCGATCTCAAGATTGTAGAGAAGAAGGGACGCTTTACCGTGGAGGCCGTTCGTTCATCCCTCCAGAAGCGACTTCGAATCAATCAGACTTACAAGTCCATTCTCGACGACAAGAACGCATCCAAGAGCGACAAGGATTACGTTCGCACTCACTTGAACAAGGCCGTGGAATTCATGAAGGCGGTGGACAACCGCTACTCCACCATGGAGCTTGTGATGCAGGCCATCTTGAAACGTCAGAAGGCCTTCTTCTCCCAGGGCCCCGCTTTCCTCAAGCCCATGGTGTTGCAGGACATTGCCGACGATGTAAAGCGCGACGTAAGTACGGTGAACCGTGTTACCAACGGCAAGTTCGTGGATACTCCCTTTGGCGTGTACGAGCTGAAGCGTTTCTTTACCTCCGGTGTTAAGCAGGGTTCCGCTCCCGATGCCGAGGAGGTTGGCTCCGCCCAAATTATCGATGCCATCAAGAAGATGATCGATGAGGAAGACAAGAAGAAGCCTCTCTCCGACCAGGCTATTTCAGACAAGCTTGCAGAACAGGGCGTGAAGGTTGCTCGCCGTACGGTGGCCAAGTATCGCGAAAATAATCTGCATATTTTGACTGCAAGCCAAAGAAAACGCTGA
- the lptC gene encoding LPS export ABC transporter periplasmic protein LptC produces MARFLQMTLRLTQKGSFITLCLSVVMGCAALFLTACEEIEEEKPWLHVERPEMLFTDTTLLDSYDKGVLAWKLKTAYLERWNDKEVVFVRPVLVDIYDSLGERTAFLRADSGRLDMKFTYVYAYGHVYALTPKGASVRSDSLHWNKKDNLVRTDSHVRVVSEDGDVLQGKGFVSDAKLDNWRIVSEVTGIFQDAAKRLKDEDKKEAVEIENRDHAEQSSSSMTAASIHRGMPAAMAKSSSSVSSSSSVAQAVNDSATIDRVNRMRNRIKRATAKSREE; encoded by the coding sequence ATGGCACGATTTTTGCAAATGACGTTGCGCCTGACGCAAAAAGGCTCCTTTATCACGCTCTGCCTAAGCGTGGTTATGGGTTGTGCCGCCCTGTTTTTGACCGCCTGTGAGGAAATTGAGGAAGAAAAGCCCTGGCTCCATGTGGAACGCCCTGAAATGCTTTTTACGGATACCACCCTCCTGGATAGTTACGACAAGGGAGTGCTGGCCTGGAAATTGAAGACCGCCTATCTGGAGCGCTGGAACGACAAGGAAGTGGTGTTTGTCCGTCCGGTTCTTGTGGATATTTATGACTCCCTGGGCGAACGTACGGCGTTCTTGCGTGCAGACTCCGGCCGTCTCGACATGAAGTTCACCTACGTGTATGCTTATGGCCATGTTTACGCTTTGACTCCCAAGGGCGCTTCCGTTAGGTCCGACTCCCTGCATTGGAACAAGAAGGACAACCTGGTTCGTACCGACAGCCATGTTCGTGTGGTCAGTGAAGATGGCGACGTGCTGCAGGGCAAGGGCTTTGTCAGCGATGCCAAGTTGGATAACTGGCGCATTGTTTCCGAGGTGACGGGTATTTTCCAGGATGCGGCCAAACGCCTCAAGGATGAAGACAAGAAGGAGGCTGTGGAAATCGAGAACCGCGACCATGCGGAACAGTCTTCTTCCTCCATGACGGCGGCTTCTATCCATCGAGGGATGCCTGCAGCCATGGCGAAATCCAGCAGCTCTGTATCGTCCTCCTCCTCGGTAGCCCAGGCGGTTAACGACTCTGCGACTATCGATCGAGTTAACAGGATGCGAAACAGGATAAAGCGCGCTACAGCAAAGAGCCGGGAGGAATGA
- a CDS encoding TraR/DksA C4-type zinc finger protein encodes MAEKKPVKMSDADLKFFEDMLIEKRRELVTAQSESEKAETFKSQVQAGDGGDTNSADLATDYNALETNFSLAAREGKYLVYLEEALKRIKKGTFGICKVCGQLIPKARLMAVPTATKCVNCKEETKRKEREDNRLEMARMLAEAQRKEMLSKKK; translated from the coding sequence ATGGCTGAAAAGAAACCTGTAAAAATGAGCGACGCTGATCTCAAGTTCTTTGAGGATATGCTGATTGAAAAACGCCGCGAATTGGTAACAGCCCAGAGCGAATCCGAAAAGGCTGAAACTTTCAAGAGCCAGGTGCAGGCAGGCGATGGTGGCGACACCAATAGCGCAGACCTTGCAACCGACTATAACGCTCTCGAAACCAACTTCTCCTTGGCTGCTCGCGAAGGCAAGTACCTTGTTTACCTGGAAGAAGCCCTCAAGCGCATCAAGAAGGGTACCTTCGGTATCTGTAAGGTTTGTGGCCAGCTGATTCCCAAGGCTCGTCTGATGGCAGTGCCGACCGCAACCAAGTGCGTCAACTGTAAGGAAGAAACCAAGCGTAAGGAACGTGAAGACAACCGTCTTGAAATGGCCCGCATGCTTGCCGAAGCCCAGCGTAAAGAAATGCTCAGCAAGAAGAAGTAA
- the hprK gene encoding HPr(Ser) kinase/phosphatase, translated as MAESRLKDLKILHRDSLLVRDFFCRYGKDLQMACHSSDNTLDAQIAESGIHRPGLAMAGYTKVYSSQQIQVVGHTEWNYLESIGPEGRAKVFEDLSQFKAPMWVVTHAQMPHPELRDMCERLGIPLFSTTLHTYEFVKLAQRILEEFFAPHAVIHGSLVDVYGIGMLFIGDSNVGKSECVLDLVESGHRMVADDVVHISHVGKSIIGRPDPLIKHHMEIRGVGILDIRSMFGIHAIRKQKKIETIVELQQWRQDGGYDRTGLNTQDEEIMGVKIPKIVIPVAPGKNLTVISEVIAMNTLMKMNGQNVAEDFNTSLMQKIKAKAKGEYVDDLLDFDPQHWSYYE; from the coding sequence ATGGCTGAATCTAGATTGAAAGATCTGAAAATCCTGCACCGGGATAGTCTCCTGGTGCGGGACTTTTTTTGTCGTTATGGCAAGGACCTGCAGATGGCTTGCCATTCCTCCGACAATACGCTGGATGCCCAGATCGCCGAGAGCGGTATCCATCGACCCGGCCTTGCTATGGCCGGCTATACCAAGGTTTACAGTTCCCAGCAGATTCAGGTGGTTGGCCATACGGAATGGAACTATCTGGAATCCATCGGTCCTGAGGGTCGAGCCAAGGTCTTCGAGGACCTGTCTCAGTTCAAGGCTCCCATGTGGGTTGTGACCCATGCCCAGATGCCTCATCCGGAGCTGAGGGACATGTGTGAACGTCTAGGAATTCCTCTGTTCTCTACGACGCTCCACACTTACGAATTTGTCAAGCTGGCCCAGCGAATCCTGGAGGAGTTCTTTGCTCCCCATGCCGTGATTCACGGAAGCCTTGTGGACGTTTACGGTATCGGCATGCTCTTTATTGGCGACAGTAACGTGGGCAAGTCCGAATGCGTGCTGGACCTTGTGGAAAGTGGTCACCGCATGGTTGCCGACGACGTGGTCCATATCAGTCACGTGGGAAAGTCCATCATTGGCCGCCCCGATCCCTTGATCAAGCACCATATGGAAATCCGAGGCGTGGGTATCCTTGATATCCGCTCCATGTTCGGAATCCACGCTATCCGTAAGCAGAAGAAGATCGAGACTATCGTGGAACTGCAGCAGTGGCGTCAGGATGGGGGTTACGACCGTACGGGCCTCAACACCCAGGACGAGGAAATCATGGGGGTCAAGATCCCTAAAATCGTGATTCCCGTGGCTCCGGGCAAGAACCTGACGGTGATTTCCGAAGTCATTGCCATGAATACCCTCATGAAAATGAACGGTCAGAACGTGGCAGAAGACTTCAATACCTCCTTAATGCAGAAGATTAAGGCCAAGGCCAAGGGCGAATATGTGGATGATTTATTAGATTTTGATCCACAGCATTGGTCCTACTATGAATAG
- the lptC gene encoding LPS export ABC transporter periplasmic protein LptC has translation MMIRLLVLTMFLLSSMAFSQTSPLIMKHADSLAVARTRGTLLLQGRVYFVHDSVQFRTQRATWNKGSEVVQCDGYFRLNHPSGYINANTGVYQKKQGIATATGNVHASDSAHSYYFTGEHLIYDREKEILTMPEKPVLYQFEKNKEGGEDTVKVVAKRIAYNKKDSFAEAHDQVVITQKEVTISADHINYDRQKDFAAAKDNVVLTHQEVTIAADRINYDRKTEYATARDNVTLTHKDITVSADIMNYNRKDDYAEAFNHVKLVQNDMVVTCDTGYFNHGAGWLSMKGNPTFDMKNYHLTGDSIFLVLDSAGKTMKSALVIRNAHGIQQEEAKRNAPGSVTEAFGDTLYAEFADSKIERLYVNLNARGFFYETDLKDFRNLMDGDRLDLYFNKGKMDKAVVSGKAQSTYFYVKKDRSVAGKNEATGDTIHILFDAQKNAVKSLKLLGNSAMASGRYVDMEKERRNKEKAEKDSLEAMAQKELDSDKAGLTKTEAAKADSAKVDLPRPATPKDSLASKNVLRRVEELRKAQKLKKEKAEKNK, from the coding sequence ATGATGATTCGCCTTCTGGTTTTAACCATGTTCCTGCTTTCGTCCATGGCGTTTTCCCAGACGTCACCCTTGATCATGAAGCATGCGGACAGCCTTGCGGTGGCCCGTACCAGGGGAACCCTGTTGCTGCAGGGCCGTGTGTATTTTGTTCACGACAGTGTGCAGTTCCGCACCCAGCGTGCCACCTGGAACAAGGGGTCCGAGGTAGTGCAGTGTGATGGCTATTTCAGGTTGAACCATCCTTCCGGATATATCAATGCCAATACAGGTGTGTACCAGAAGAAACAGGGAATCGCTACGGCCACAGGAAACGTGCATGCGTCTGACTCTGCCCACAGCTACTACTTTACCGGGGAGCACCTGATTTACGACAGGGAAAAGGAAATCCTGACCATGCCCGAGAAACCGGTGCTGTACCAGTTCGAGAAGAACAAGGAAGGCGGCGAGGATACGGTGAAGGTGGTGGCCAAGCGTATCGCCTACAACAAGAAGGACTCCTTTGCGGAAGCCCACGACCAGGTTGTGATCACCCAGAAGGAAGTAACCATCTCTGCGGACCATATCAATTACGATCGCCAGAAGGATTTTGCCGCGGCCAAGGACAATGTGGTTTTGACCCATCAGGAAGTGACCATCGCTGCGGACCGTATCAATTACGACCGCAAGACGGAATATGCTACGGCCAGGGATAATGTGACCTTGACCCATAAGGACATTACAGTCTCTGCGGACATCATGAACTACAACCGCAAGGATGATTATGCGGAAGCATTCAACCATGTGAAACTGGTGCAGAACGACATGGTGGTGACCTGCGACACCGGATATTTCAACCATGGTGCTGGATGGCTTTCCATGAAGGGAAATCCCACCTTCGACATGAAGAACTACCATTTGACTGGAGACTCCATTTTCCTGGTGCTGGATTCTGCCGGAAAGACAATGAAGAGCGCCTTGGTGATTCGCAATGCTCATGGCATCCAGCAAGAGGAAGCCAAACGCAATGCTCCTGGCTCTGTGACGGAAGCCTTTGGGGATACTCTCTATGCGGAATTTGCGGATAGCAAGATTGAACGGCTTTACGTAAATCTCAATGCACGCGGATTCTTTTACGAAACCGACCTGAAGGATTTTCGCAACTTGATGGATGGCGATCGTCTTGACCTGTATTTCAACAAGGGCAAGATGGACAAGGCTGTTGTTTCGGGCAAGGCCCAAAGCACTTATTTCTACGTGAAGAAGGATCGATCTGTTGCCGGCAAGAATGAAGCAACCGGCGACACGATTCACATTCTGTTTGATGCTCAGAAGAATGCGGTGAAGTCCCTTAAACTGTTGGGTAATTCCGCCATGGCAAGCGGTCGATACGTGGACATGGAAAAGGAACGTCGCAACAAGGAAAAGGCCGAGAAGGATTCCCTTGAAGCCATGGCCCAAAAGGAATTGGATTCAGATAAGGCTGGCCTTACAAAAACCGAAGCGGCAAAGGCAGACTCTGCGAAGGTCGACCTGCCTAGGCCTGCAACCCCGAAGGATTCCCTTGCATCCAAGAACGTATTGAGGCGAGTCGAGGAATTGCGCAAGGCACAGAAATTGAAGAAAGAGAAGGCGGAGAAGAACAAATGA
- a CDS encoding MlaD family protein, translating into MNRFAKLVKENLLPSIVFAILAFSCCAAWYFLHPASPYHERYSFVVSYEAIGTLSPGNRVEVRGIAKGQILKVELTDDAVFVTAEVLADTKIPVNSEYRLINSGLMGEREMCILTGDSDQLIHPGDTVIGHYDEGTSGVMKNLNAALQDFDVIMDTVNAVLDSLSYGDSRKRLDRVISKGKNIVNLAQSDVKSWLDDASQVLDNLDGSLKKARSVLEDVSSKAGPKVDEVAALLERVNPLLSKVEELKNRAVVLADPLGKDDNTAGAVLNGEEFSQEFDKLIKDVKALVDDMKKNGVRFNVDIF; encoded by the coding sequence ATGAATAGATTCGCAAAACTGGTCAAGGAAAACCTTTTACCCAGTATCGTGTTCGCGATACTGGCGTTTTCCTGTTGTGCTGCATGGTATTTCCTGCATCCGGCCAGTCCCTATCACGAACGGTATTCCTTTGTGGTATCCTACGAGGCTATCGGTACCTTGAGCCCCGGAAACCGGGTGGAAGTCCGTGGCATTGCCAAGGGGCAGATCCTTAAGGTGGAACTGACGGACGACGCAGTTTTTGTGACTGCGGAGGTCCTTGCGGATACCAAGATTCCTGTAAATTCAGAGTACCGCTTGATTAACTCCGGCCTGATGGGCGAACGTGAGATGTGCATTTTGACTGGGGACAGCGACCAGCTGATTCACCCGGGCGATACCGTAATCGGTCACTATGACGAAGGCACCTCCGGTGTGATGAAGAATTTGAACGCGGCTCTGCAGGATTTCGATGTTATCATGGATACTGTGAATGCGGTTTTGGATTCCCTGAGCTATGGCGACAGCCGAAAGAGGCTTGACCGTGTTATCTCCAAGGGAAAGAACATTGTAAACCTGGCCCAGTCCGATGTAAAGTCTTGGCTTGACGATGCAAGCCAGGTGCTTGACAACCTTGACGGATCCCTGAAAAAGGCCAGGTCCGTTTTGGAAGACGTAAGCAGTAAGGCTGGCCCCAAGGTAGACGAGGTGGCCGCTCTCCTGGAACGTGTCAATCCGTTGCTTTCCAAGGTCGAGGAACTGAAGAACCGTGCCGTAGTCCTTGCCGACCCCCTTGGCAAAGACGATAATACCGCGGGTGCGGTTCTTAACGGCGAAGAATTTTCTCAAGAGTTTGACAAACTTATTAAGGACGTAAAGGCCCTTGTGGACGACATGAAAAAGAACGGTGTACGTTTCAATGTGGATATTTTCTAA
- a CDS encoding beta-lactamase family protein — MNFNQEKISSLMQEALRQGIFNKAVAGFILPDGSTRMEALGTPEDTVFDIASLTKVCPTSTLALSYILEGKLSVDTKVIDYIPELQTNYREDIKVFHLLTHSLDYRVPMKTLRELPPEGILDALYRYQFNAAPGAQFNYGNPASVLLGMILCRLTGKSLQEQGYERFFKPLGMTRSGWDPLIRDVNPIPREEISPTEICGFRGREIQGEIHDESAWVLRKLFPVGSAGMFSCVPDLLKFVQMMLNDGINVNAPEGASNRRVAPAGILQLASVNAFTNPTYGNCPAGAAGDCTALGWELNAAKFMGTKVSPRTFGKTGFTGASIVADPDKGAAVVLLSNFTYPHREPNADRIHAFRAQLADAFFG, encoded by the coding sequence ATGAATTTCAACCAGGAAAAAATCAGCAGCCTCATGCAGGAAGCCCTCCGACAAGGGATTTTCAACAAAGCCGTGGCAGGCTTTATTCTCCCCGACGGAAGCACACGAATGGAAGCCCTCGGAACCCCCGAGGACACGGTTTTTGACATAGCCTCACTGACCAAGGTTTGCCCCACGTCGACACTTGCCCTCAGTTATATTCTAGAAGGAAAGCTCTCCGTCGATACCAAGGTCATCGACTATATTCCTGAATTACAGACAAACTACCGCGAAGACATCAAGGTGTTCCATCTGCTGACCCACAGCCTGGACTACCGCGTGCCCATGAAGACCTTGCGGGAACTTCCGCCGGAGGGGATTCTTGACGCCTTGTATAGATACCAGTTCAATGCCGCGCCAGGCGCACAGTTCAACTACGGTAATCCGGCAAGCGTGCTGCTGGGCATGATCCTCTGCCGCCTTACGGGCAAGAGCCTGCAGGAGCAAGGTTACGAGCGTTTCTTCAAGCCTCTCGGAATGACCCGCTCCGGCTGGGACCCGCTAATTCGAGATGTAAACCCGATTCCCAGGGAAGAAATTAGCCCTACCGAAATCTGCGGCTTCCGCGGTCGCGAAATCCAGGGCGAAATTCACGACGAAAGCGCCTGGGTTTTGCGTAAGCTTTTTCCGGTAGGTAGCGCAGGCATGTTCAGTTGCGTTCCCGACCTTCTAAAGTTCGTCCAGATGATGTTAAACGACGGCATCAACGTAAATGCCCCCGAAGGCGCTAGCAACAGGAGAGTCGCTCCCGCAGGCATTCTCCAACTGGCTAGCGTCAACGCTTTCACCAACCCAACCTACGGCAACTGCCCTGCAGGCGCCGCTGGCGACTGCACCGCCCTAGGCTGGGAACTGAACGCAGCCAAGTTCATGGGAACCAAGGTCTCCCCCAGGACCTTCGGAAAAACAGGCTTTACCGGGGCAAGCATCGTCGCCGACCCAGACAAGGGGGCCGCCGTGGTATTGCTAAGCAACTTCACCTATCCCCATAGGGAACCCAACGCAGACCGCATCCACGCCTTCCGTGCCCAGCTGGCCGACGCCTTCTTCGGGTAG